TGGTGAAAACCGGCAGCGGAACGCTGATCCTGAGCGGCTTCAACACCTACACCGGTACCACCACGGTGAGCGCCGGCACGCTCGGCGGTCTGGGAACCAGCGATCAGTCAACACTCACCGTCGCCTCGGGAGCCACGCTGGCACCGGGAGACGGAGAGGTGGCCACCTTCTACAGCGGAGGCAGCGTCACCCTCGCAAGCGGCTCCACGCTGGCCCTCAAGATCGACAGCACCAGCGGCTTCTCCGACCAGCTCAGCACCACCGCCCCGCTCAACATCAGCGGCGCGACCCTGAGCCTGTCCGAAGTGGGACTCGGCATCATCCCCGCCGGCGAGCAACTGATCATCATCGACAACACCGGCACCACCCGCACCGGCACCTTCGCCGGATTGCCGCAAGGCGCATCGATCAATGCGGGACCGAATAGCTTCACCATCAGCTATTCGAATGCCTCACAAGTGGTGCTCACCTCCACGACCGTCGAAACCCCGTATCAGGCCTGGGCTACAAGCAAGGGTTTGGACGGATCGCCGGGGAAGGAAGCCGGCTTCGACAACGATCCGGACAAGGACGGAATCTCGAACGGCCTGGAGTGGGTGCTCGGCGGCGATCCGCTGCTCGCGGATGGCAGCGCGCTGATCGCCTCCAGCGGCAGCACCGCGAACGGTCTGACCCTGAGCTTCAAGCGTGAGGAAGCCTCTCTCGGCAATGTTACCCTTACCCTCGAGTGGGATACCGACCTCGGCGGAACTTGGACTTCCGTACCGATCACCCAAACCGGCGGCGCCCAAGCCAACGGCGTGAGCGTGACCGTGAACCAGACGGCCACGCCGGATGAGATCACGGTGACCATTCCCGCGTCGAACGCGGTGAACGGTCACCTGTTTGCCCGCCTCCGTGCCTCGACGCCCTAAGGGCTCAAGGCCAGAGCAGCAGCATAGTATCCGGGGTGGCGATGGGTTCCGTCACCCCGGATTTTTTTGCCCGGTAGCAAGGCTCAGGCCTTGCCTTGCTGGCTCTTGAGCAGGTCGCGGATCTCCGCGAGGAGTTTCACATCGGCCGGGAGCTCGGTTGGTCCCGCGGGAGCGACCGGTGCTTCGAAGCGCTTCTTGGCGGTCGTGTAGGCTTTCACCACCAGGAACAGGGCGAAGCCGACGATGACGAGGCTGATGAAGGAATTGATGAGCGGACCCAGATCGATCAGCTTCTCTTTTCCGTCGATCATCTTCTTCGCGACCGGAACCGCGCCCACTTCGGTCGTTCCCGTGCCAAATGTGATGGCGGAGAGGAGGAGCTCGGTGAAGGAGGTGACCACCTTGCCGAAGGAGGCGCCGATGATAACACCGACGGCGAGGTCCAGCATGTTACCCTTGAGGATGAAGTCTCTGAATTCTTTGATCATGGCGACAGTTGATAGGAGTTGCCCTGCCAGCGAAGCACACCCTCTAACATGCGGCAATCCCGTTTTGCCAAAGGGTACCGGGCATTGCCCGATACCGGATAGTCGCGGCTCCTGAAGATTGCCTAACGCAATCCACTCAAGCGTAGACCCTCACCACGCGGGGAGTGATGCCGGTGAGGATCTCCCAAGCGATCGTGTCCGCCTTGGCCGCGACTTCATCGACACGGATGTTCGGGCCGAACATTTCGACTTCGTCACCTTCGGCGACCTCGCTGTCGGTCACATCGACCATGATCTGGTCCATGGTCACGCGGCCGATGAGCGGGTAACGCTTGCCGCGGATGAAGGCCTCGGCCCCGTGGCCGGAGACATGGCGCGGGTAGCCATCGCCATACCCGATGCCGACGGTTGCGACGCGAGTCGGCTTGGTGGTGACGAAGGTCTTGCCGTAGGAGACGCCGTGTCCGGCGGGCAGCGTGCGGACAAGGGTCACGCGAGACTTGAGGCTCATCACGTTCTTGAGCGCGATTGAATGGCCCGGCAGCGGGCAGATCCCGTAGAGCATGAGCCCGGGGCGGGCGAGATTGCAGGACTCGCGCTCGTAGCCGAGCAGGCCGGCGCTGTTCGAGAGGTGTCGCCAGACGAAGCGCTCCGGGCCGCCCAAGGAGGCGAGGATCGCGGCGTATTTCGCCATTTGCTTGCGGGTGAATTCCTCGTCTTCATCGGCGGAGGAGAGATGTGAACCGATGCCTTCGATCTCCAGATTCGGCATGCCCTCAAGCTGTTGCAGGATCTCCGGCAGACCTTCCGCGACGAAGCCGCCGCGGCCCATGCCGGTGTCCACGGAGAGATGCACCTTCAGCCGGGAGCCGTGGGCGCGGGCGAGGTCGTCGAAATGGCGGGCCTCATCCAGCGAAGAGATGCAGGGTGTCCAATCGCGGGCGACGATCTCCGCACGTTCCTCCGACCAGGTGGCGCCGAGGAGGTAGATGCGGGTGCTGACCCCGGCATCCGCGATGCGCCGGGCCTCGCCGACATTGGCCACGCCGAAGAAGGCGATATCTTCCGCTGCCAAGGCGGTGGCGACTTGTTCCAGACCGTGTCCGTAAGCTCCGGCCTTCACCACGGCCATCACTTGGCAGCCGGCGGCATCGCGGGCGGCGCGCAGATTGTGACGCAGGGCGGACACATCGATCTCCGCCCAGGCGCGGGGCGGTGAGGCAAGCGGGTTCACGGC
This is a stretch of genomic DNA from Luteolibacter rhizosphaerae. It encodes these proteins:
- the mscL gene encoding large conductance mechanosensitive channel protein MscL; this encodes MIKEFRDFILKGNMLDLAVGVIIGASFGKVVTSFTELLLSAITFGTGTTEVGAVPVAKKMIDGKEKLIDLGPLINSFISLVIVGFALFLVVKAYTTAKKRFEAPVAPAGPTELPADVKLLAEIRDLLKSQQGKA
- the alr gene encoding alanine racemase, with amino-acid sequence MNPLASPPRAWAEIDVSALRHNLRAARDAAGCQVMAVVKAGAYGHGLEQVATALAAEDIAFFGVANVGEARRIADAGVSTRIYLLGATWSEERAEIVARDWTPCISSLDEARHFDDLARAHGSRLKVHLSVDTGMGRGGFVAEGLPEILQQLEGMPNLEIEGIGSHLSSADEDEEFTRKQMAKYAAILASLGGPERFVWRHLSNSAGLLGYERESCNLARPGLMLYGICPLPGHSIALKNVMSLKSRVTLVRTLPAGHGVSYGKTFVTTKPTRVATVGIGYGDGYPRHVSGHGAEAFIRGKRYPLIGRVTMDQIMVDVTDSEVAEGDEVEMFGPNIRVDEVAAKADTIAWEILTGITPRVVRVYA